AAGTATGATTTGCATCCACTTTGTTAATAATAAACTAATTATAAGTGTGTACTTTGCCTCAATATACTGGCTAATAATAACATGAAGGGATCATGATTAACAGAGTCCATGAGCATGATAAAATGGTTATTTCTCACCACTAAGTTTTcaggtgatttgttacacagcagtaggaACTGAAGGAATAATGAAAAGGTAAGGACTCTTCTAGGTGCTATGATACCCTATTTCTTGATTTAGTTGCTGGTGGTAAATCTGTAAAAATTCATCCAGCTGTACACTTACGATTTGTGTAAAGtatgtcctaattttttttaagtttacattaaaaaactGGGCATCCAGAACATAATGATAAATCTCTGGGGCGGCTGGGtggtgcccaactcttggtttcagctcaagtcatgatctcagggtcgtgagatctagccccatgtcaggcactgtgctcagcaggaatctggttgagcattctctctccctgcccctctccctactggtgtgctctctttctctctcaagtaaataaataaatattttttaaaaagataaatctctACTACTTTTTTTGGCAATGTTTAACATCatgtgagtttctttttttttaagattttatttttttattcatgagagtcagaggcagagacacaggctccatgcagggagcccgacgtgggactggatcccaggtctccaggatcacgccctgggctgcaggcagcgctaaactgctgagccacccgggctgccctcatgtgAGTTTCTAGACAGTATTCTATTAAATCTCActaaatgggatgcctgggtggctcagcggctaagtgtctgccttcagctcaggatgtgatcccagagttctgggatcgagtcccacatcaggctccctgagaggagcctgcttttccctctgcctatgtctctaactctctctgtgtgtctctcatgagtaaataagtaaaatctttaaaataaataaataaatttcactaAATGTAAAGATACATGTTTAGAAGCTTTGTTTGGAGTTTCTTggtaaataatgaaaatgaaaaacaaaagtccatAGATCCCTTTGGGAAAACACTTGTTTTTCCTATCACGgtaaaaatggtcaaaatcagggtaactgggtggctcaactggttaagggtctaccttcggcccaggtcatgatctcaggttcctgggatcaagtcccatgttggagtcccagctcagagggaagtctgcttctccctctcctctgcccctacccctcctctcattttctctctctctctccctctctctaataaataaataaatacaattttaagaaaataaattaaaatggtcAAAATAAATCCATGTGAAAAATATGGTGACAAactgaaattcattcttttgtcaGCAAATACTGTTGGAAGGCATCTAAAGAACATTCCTGAAGATTTGAGCACAGAGTATTAGAATAAATGATACAGTATGGGAAGTTCGCTATACAACTGGATAAAGTGTTTCTAACATTTGCAGCTTTGTATTTGCTAGATTGTTTAATGAAATCCACAAAAAACTACTTTTTTGTGGGCTactaaaggaaatatataaatatgtcatttaatcaaaacatgactttttaaaaaaatgactggtttaattattttaaattatttttaaattatttttattattattttagaagactttttatttatttattcatgagagacacagagaggcagagacataggcagagggagaagcaggctccctgaggggagcctgatgcgggactcgattccaggaccccgggatcatgccctgagccaaaagcagacgctcaactgttgagccaccgggtgccccttagtttattattttattttattttttttttaaagattttatttatttattagagacagagagagagagagaggcagagacacaggcagagggagaagcaggctccatgcagggatcccgatgtgggactcgatcccgggtcttcaggattctgccctgggccaaaggcagtgctaaaccgctgagccacaccgggctgccccagtttattattttaaaaaaagttttaagtaggctccacacccaacatggggcttgaactcacgaccctgagatcaagagtcctatgctctaTCAACAGAGCTGGTCAGGCAccccctaatttttaaaaatatcttatagaaaaactagaaatacagTAGTGCTGCTttgacagggattttttttcaaaaggtagGGGTGGATTTCAAGGTAAGTTACTGAGCAGGTTGGCGAGATGTTACAACTAAGATACTAAAGCATGCAAAGTGCTATAGGATTCATCCAGTATGGTCTAGAAACAAGATATTTTGATACACAGTGTTCTATTTTGTAACAAGGTAGAGAATGACACTCCCATTGTCACTTTGGTACCACATAGAGGCTGTTTATTTTGTGACAAAGTCCTTAAGAGTTTTCAACCTAAAAGATACACTTTCCTTTCCCACAAAGATATGTGTTTCAAATTTCAGTAAATTTACTGAATGTCCTATAGCAGTcagtgaacaacaacaacaaaaaatcccagggacgcctgggtgggtcagcggttaagcgtctgccttgggcccagggtgtgaccctggagacccgggatcgagtcccacatcgggcttcctgcatggagcctgcttctccctctgcctgtgtctctgcctctctctgtctctcaagaatagataaataaaatctttaaaaaaacaattataataaacaTACCCAATCTAGCTATTCAAGGTTAAACTGATAGTTTAAGAATGAGGGAGAAAGTAACTGCTCTGGAAGGAAACTCAGTACATGGAGagaacatttggaaaatgaatacATGTTTTTCACTGTTATGTAATTTTATTGCCAACAATGATGTAAGCTGCATACCTAGAAAACCTCTCGTATCTCCACACTTACAAAACTGGGACTGAAATTTTCTACACTGGTTTAAAATCTCTCAAATGTAGAGTTTTTGTGGGTTTTGAAGACATTTGTTAAAAACGCAAAAGTACAAAAGGGTCTGATTGGTTGGCAAGAAAAATGattgatgggcacctgggtgatttaGTCGGTTAaacgcttgcctttggctcaggtcatgaaattaggatcctgggatcaagccccatgttgggctcccaacTCAGTGGGAGGTCTgcatttccctcctcctctcccgctgccccaacccctctcgtgctctctctctctaaaataaataaataaaatcttaaagaaagaacaaatgattGAGATCAGGAAAGGTGACCGTTTACCAGCTGAATTTCATCAAAAACCATTGCATAATTGGTGGGTGGAATTGAAAAATGAGAATCATGATGTAGTAAGCCTAGCCAGTGGAATTTGCCTTCTGTTGCGGGCTGTGTCTCTTTGAGATATCTTTCTCATCTATGACAGCTCCTGAAGCCAAGTGCTGAAATAAACTAAGTTTAGAACCACACCTTTGCGTAGCTACATTACAGTgttaacctgttttttttttaattttttaaaaatgtattcctgaaagacggagagagagagagagagagagagagagagagagagagagagagaagagaggcagagacacaggcagagggagaagcaggctccatgccgggagcctgacgcgggactcgatcctgggactccaggatcatgccctgggctgaaggcaggtgctaaaccgctgagccacccagggatccccaggttttgttttttttttttaatgaagcatatGCAATCACATTAtcttgtgaaaaaaatatttttttttaattttttttctttaattatttatgatagtcacacagagagagagagagagagagagagagagagaggcagagacacaggcagagggagaagcaagctccatgcactgggagcccgacgtgggattcgatcccgggtctccgggatcgcgccctgggccaaaggcaggcgccaaaccgctgcgccacccagggatcccgaaaaaaatatttataacactGTAGTGACAGTCAAAATCGGTTTTGTACTCTATATAAAAAATTTGTTATTTGTAAACAGTTTATTTCATCCTTGTCTCACCCATGAAACTGTCCTTTTGTGTATGCTTTATAATATACATCATATATCAATACGGTAACACACATCATTTTGAAATTACAAAACACTCAAATGCAGAGAATACtggctcaaaatattttcattccagGGATGTACAATCAAAAACGttgggagaggggatccctgggtggctcagtggtttagcaccgccttcagcccagggcgtgatcctggagacctgggatcgagtcccacgtcgggctccctgcatggagcctgcttctccctctgcttgtgtctctgcttctttctctctctgtgtctctcatgaataaataaataaataaaatctttaaaaaaaaaacacgttgGGAGACcagggcgccttggtggctcagtcggttaagcatccaactctgtaTTTCGGCTGACTCGAGTTAcgatcagggttgtgagatcaactcccgccccgcatcaggctccaagctgggtgtggagcctgcttgagattctctctctccctctccctctgccccctcccccgtccccagTCACGCAAGCACGTGTGGGTTCTCtaactctctctaaaaaaaagaaaaaagttgggaGACCACTGCTTTTATAGTATCTACCTTGTTTTAAGCATCAATAAGATCACGAACGTAATGTGCTTGGCACATGAGTCCTCAGTAAGTGTCAGCTCTATCAGCATCCTCTATCTTAGCAAAGCACTCGAGGCAGTGTAAGATGTGGTCGAaggcaaggatgcctgggtggctcagcggttgagcatctgccttcatctcagggtgtgatcccggggtcccaggattgagtcccacattgggctccttgcatggagcctgcttctgtctctgcctgtgcctctgcctctctctgtgtgtctctaaggaataaataaataaaaatgttttttaaaaaggatatgaTCAAAGGCAGGAGCCTTGTAGTCAGGCCAGATTGAATGGGTTCCCCTGACACTGAGTGAACGTGACCACATTATTTTCGTTGGGCTTCAATTTCTCACTAGTCCCCATCTCTTAGAGTTGTAAAGAttatgagagagagtgcaccTTTTTTAGGtaacagctttactgaaatataatccacataccatataattcacccttttaaaagtGTACACCTCAgcgatgcccgggtggctcagcggttgagcatttgcctttggctcaggacatgatcctggggtctggggattgggtcccacatagggttccctgcatggagcttgctcctccccctgcctctctctctgtgtctctcatgaataaataaataaaatattttttaaaagtgtacacCTCAGTGATTCTTGGTATATTCACCtggttatgcaaccatcaccactatccaatTCCAGAACCTTTTTGACACCCCAAAGACAAATCTGTACCCATTAGTGGTCATTCTCCAATAGCCCTTTCCTGCCTCCACCCTACCtgccagccctaggcaaccactaacctactttctctctctatggaTTTGGctcttctgaatatttcatataaatggaatcagacaatATGCAGTCTTTTGTGTTGGGCTGCTTTCACTTAGCCTCATGTTTTTGGGGCCCCTCCATGCTGTAGCAGGTGTCATTATTTGATTACTTTTTATGaccaagtaatattccactgcatggaTGCACCACATCTGGtccatccactcatctgttgGACACTGGGATCGTTCCTACCTTTCGGCCACTGTGCATAGAACTGCTATGAGCTTTCATGTAGGATTATGCACATTTAATACTTGGCACAGGGCCTGCCAGGCACTCAAGTGCCCAATACCAGCAGGTGGCTGTCACCCTTGTTACTAGGGAGTGCTACGTTGGGTAATGTGGGGCACAGGGTGTCTGGATTCAAAACAGAAGGCAGAAGGCACCATGGACAATATTCATATACCACACAACGCTGCTGACAGCTGTCCCCTGCCCACCATCCCCGAAAGAGTAAGGCAGCACGACAGGGAGGCAGGAGCGCAGACCCTGTTCCATCACTTTTGCTCTATCACTTTTgcgctgtgtgactctgggcaagtcacttaacctctctgaggcttAGGTATGAATTGGTGATAAATACTGTCTTTTCTACATACCTCACAGGCTTGCCGCCTGGGTCAAAGAGATAATCAAAAAATGTGAAAGTGTTCTGAAAAATCACAAGGGATTATTATTCCAAGCCTTACATATTACAGAAGCCCACCCACCCCTCTCGAATAAAGTAAGGAAACACTTCGCTCTGTTCACGTCCTCCTCTTTCCAGATTGTTCGCATTCTCTTCAAGATGACGCCTCGGCCTCCTCACCACAGGCCCTGCTGCTACTGCCTCCTTCTTCGCATCTATTTAAGGGCCGAGGGTGAGCCGCCTCGGTGAAAACCTGAATCCACATCAACAAAGGACCCGCAAGGCCTCTTTCCTCCCAGGTTGACATCGGCGCGACCTTCCCGGGGTGCCCCAGCTCCGGTGGGTTAGAGCGCCCTCGTGTGTCTCCACGTGGTAACGCTTCAGGTCTTGTCCGGAATGTGACATTTTCACAGCAGTGTCATATAATGggtcctggatttttttttttttttctctagtcaCACTTCAGAGCCCGTGCTTGACACGGGGAAGGCAGTTAAGCATTGCAGCCCAAATCTGAGGAAGCTTAATGTTTGCTCCGGGGCTTCAAGATTTCTTTGTGCTCCCTGTACACCCCTTTCTCAGCCGTTTTGAAAAACTCTGCTCCCATCGTTCACAGATGTCAACTCAGGCCTACCACCTTCTCCTGTTCCAAGCTTACCCTGCTCCTGGAGCAAGATcgtaactctttaaaaaatattttatttatttattcatgagagacacagagagaggcagagacacaggcagagggagaagcagattccctgcgggaagcccgatgcgggactcgatcccagaacctcgggaccatgacctgagccggaggcaggtgctcaaccgctaagccacccaggtgccccaagatcataactttttttctctaaaatatacatcccggggatccctgggtggctcagcggttaagcatctgcctttggcccaggatgtagtcctggagtcccgggatcgagtcccacattgggctccctgcatggagcctgcttctctctctgcctgtatctctgcctctctctctctctctctgtgtgtgtgtgtctctcatgaataaataaataaaatcttaaaaaaatacatcccaCTTTACTGAAGGACTGGGGGGGGGGTAATTCCAAAACActaggaaagaattttaaaagagcttCTAAGTAATTTGTTCTATCAGGCAAGGAAAAGATATTCAGAATGTTAAACCTTTCACAAGGGTATCCTCATATAAAGACCTAACACTTGGAAAGTGGAAAATGACAACCAGAGATGGTCACGCCTGGCAGTGTGTGCGAGCACACGAACACACACTCAAGCATACACTCACACATGCGTTTACACACAGCCACACACTCTTTTGCTCAGTGGGAAAGGAACCTCCTCTCATGGCTTTCTCCTTCACTGAGAATCATGTCATGATATTAGTACAGGtctctggaagaaagaaaacattttatatctaGAACCTCAAGAATGTTCCCTACTCCCTCCATCAGCCAGGATTATAGAAGTTGGAGGGACTTCCTTCCCGCATCCCACCTATTCCCCTCTTGCCTGTCTCATAGCTGTGGATTTTTCTAAATCTATCAGCCTCACTGGCAAACTCCACCAAAACCAAAGATACAAGTGCCTTTGGCTTCCCCCCAGGACCGCGTTCCTGGAAAGTGGCatacaaattacattttttgcAGATCGTTTATCACTCCCCACTGACTTCTAATAAGATAGGCCAGCCCCTCTTCACTGAGATCAAGTTTCAGTGTATGCCTAACACCTCAGCTTGAagcttctctgcctcctgccatCCTTTCTGACAGTTAAACCATgcctgaaaaatgaagaaataaccgACGAAGACGACAAAACATTAAGTTCTAGTTCAAGTAGTCCAGGATCTGTAAACAAACCCAGAAATACATCAGAGAGGCTATCTGGAAAAGACACCAGGCATCACCATTTGAAATGCAAATACCCATCCTGCAGGCAACTTTGGGGGAGACTGTTTCCAGAGTCTTAAGGGTTTTTTGTCCCCTCTCTTGGGAAGGGGCAGCCACTTCAGGTGATAGGCATCTTCATTTTAGGGGGTCAGTACTGCCCCTTCTGCTTTCAGCTTCTTCTACCCCACTCCCAGCTCTGAAACTCCAGAGACCCTCTCTACTGGCATAGAGACAGAGTGCTGTGGCTCTGGGGAATCCGTGTATGCAACTGGCTACCTAGGGTAGGAAGTACTTGCTAAGTAAAGATGGAACCAGTTGTTAGGGAGGTGCCATGGCTTCGGTCTCTGGCAACAGACCCAGGCAAGGGCACGTGCGTCATGGGTGTGTGGTGCTGGTCAGGCAACTGCCTTTGCAGTCTTTGGACTGGAACCAGAGATATTATTAGTGCTGATAGGGAACGGACTTGCCTGCTCAGTGACGAGGAAAGTTAATAGTCCAAGCATTCTTCCCTCCTGCATTCTCCGTGCTggcattttgattaaaaaaaatatatatatatatatcgctGCAGCTGTTTGCATATTCTggaagtgtgtgtgcatgtatgtggttTGGTGTTTACAAATTTGGGGTTATGAAGGGGAGTTTCCAGAGCAACGGAAGTAGCTGCTTGTCAGTCAGggttcattttgaaaatgaaagcctGAAAGCTTGGGGCCCACTCTGAGCCTGGGCCTGGTCTCTGAGGAGTCAGCAAAGGCCAGGAGGTGGCTTTGGCTGGTTGGCTCAGTGAAGCAACTACTGGATCACTCCTTTACTTTTTATGAATCGATGAAATAGGAGTTGTTTTTGGTGTCCTGCAGGTTCTGAGGCAGAGATGTGGGAGCGGGCATGGGGGTTCCAGCAGCAGATgcaccccaccccaacacacacgcacacagtgcCCCCCTCCACATACACACACGATCACATTTTCCCAGGCTGCCGAATCAGAACAAGGTAACAAATGTTTCTCACGCCTCTACTAGGTGCACAGGATAGTGTGACGGAATTGTCAAAGAGTTTCCAGTTTAGCTGGCCTTttggagcaaaggaaaagaaacacaacaCAGGGCAGTCTGTGCTGGGTGCCAAAGGAGGAATACAACCAGCCGGCTGGGAGGGGGAGAGCCATCACTCTGGGCTAGGGTAATCCAAGGAGGATTACTGGAGAAGGTGGAAGCTGAGGCCAACCTTAAAGGACAAGGAGAATTTCCTAGACAGAAGCTCTGAGGGAGgacgttctttttttttctttttaaaagcttttatttatttatttatgagagacacagagagaggcagaggcacaggcagagggaaaagcgggctccgtgggggaacctgatgtgggactccatcccgggaccccgggatcacaccctgagccaaaggcagccgctcaaccactgagccatggaGGTGCACCCTGAAGGAGGACATTCTAGAAGAGGAGAGCAGCTTCAAGATATGCTCAGGTTAGGGCAAGTCCCTTTGTTGGGCTGGAATCTGGGGCTTGTGTGAGCGATCTACAGTTGATAAGCCTGGCTTGAATGCCAGTCCTTGGTGCCAGAACAAAGGCTATGGTGTCACACAGACCTGCTCTGCTACTTCCtgctgagtgaccttgagcaagtggcCTGACCTCTCAGCAAACTGGGGACAGTAATCACACTTAGCTTTTGATGTGGCTGGGAGGATTCAAAGTGtttgtatctatatatctacatctatctatctaaatatatggcatctagcacagtgcctggcacataataaatgttccAACATTGATTACAAATGCATAGGCTGTCAGGAAGGAAAGCTCAAGATATTTAGGGCAAAATATTTGAGGGCCAAGGAGGAAAGGTCTCTGATACCTTCCATCACGGTGGCCCAGTGGAGTGAGCTGGCTTGGCTTGAGACCCACATCCCCTTTGGCCTAGACTGTTGGGACAGTCTTCTGGCTTCTAGTCTCTGCGGCTCCCAGAGTCACCTTCTGAAACGCCACCTTAATCATGACTGTGTCCCTCTCTGACTCAAGAATCTTCTTTCAGGGCCTCAGTCGCTCAAAAACTGAACTCCCTAAcatggtggggggcaggaggcaagACCTACCACTTACTGAGGGCAGGGAAGAGCAAAGAGAAGGCCACTGTTAGAAGTAAAAAGGCAAACTATCCTCAAGGAGACCACAGAGGGCAGGGCATTCCCGCGGCCACTGGCTGCTTCTTGGAGGCGACCTGGGAGGATAAAGAGGGGAGGCCGGGGGGCCGGGCAGGGACCCGCGGGGAGGAAGGGAGTATCCCTTCTCCGTCCCCCGCCAGAGCTTCTGCCTAGACCCCTGTCTCCGGTTCCGCGGCAGGAATCCCGGGCAACCCCGCGCTCTGCGGGGAGGGTCAAGGCCAGACAAAGGGCAAGGCGGGGGAGCCCGAGTCCCGGGCCGCCTCGGCGAATCTAGAGGCGGGACGAAGGCGCCTCGGGGACAAAGTGCAGGAGATAAGAGGGAAGGGCgaaggaggggggcggggagccagCGCCCTGGAGCTGCAGGATCGCGCTCCCGGAGGCCTTGGCTGCCAGCCGAGCCCTGCccgccggggagggggcgccctAGAGCCTCTTCACCCCGGCAGCTGCGGGGATGCCGAGAAGCCGGCGGCGCGGCGCCCGGGGCCCGCTCGCCCCCACCCGGTGCCCGCCCCGCCGTGGCGCGCGGTGCCGGAGGCGGGGCCGCCCGGCGCACCTGGCCgctcggggcggggccgcccGCGACCCGGGaccggggaggcggcggcggtcCCCGCGGGGCGCTGCAAGGGCTGGCCCCGGGGACCCGGCCCGAGCTCCCACACTCCACGCCCCCCACCTCCCGCGCGGGGCCCTCCCCCGGCTCgctggctctctccctccccctcccctcctttgctCCCTCCCTCCGAGCCCAGTTGCTCAAGCCGCTTCCTTCCCCAACGCCAGCGCCAGTTCCTCTCCCGGAGGGGCCCGGGAAGGGCAGCGGACGCTCGGCCCGGgaagcgcggcggcggcggcggcgggaccaTGGCCGAGCCCCGAGGGACCGCGGGACCGGGGCCCAAGGCCTCCCTGGTCGCCACCGCGCTGAGCCCGCGgagcgccccgccgccccgcccctcgaGAGCGGACACCGACAGCCTGGGCAGGTACCGGGGCCACGCCGCCGTCGCCTCCCGGGACCCCCTCCTCCACGGCTCGCTGATGCTCTCGGCGGCGGCGGGCTCGGGCCGCCGGCGGGGAGCGCTGCGGgagctgctggggctgcagggggcggcCCCCGCCGGCCGGCTGTCGGAGGAGCGCGCCGAGGAGCAGTCCCCCGCCGGGGCGAGCGCGCCGAACGCGGCGAATGGGCCAAacgggccgggcggcggcgggctgggcctggagccccACGAGCACGCGTGGATACTGGCGGCCGCCGAGGGCCGCCTTGAGGTGCTGTGGGAGCAGCTGGAAGCCGAGCCCGGGCTGCTGCTGCGGGGCGACCCGGTCACGGGCTACACGGTGCTGCACTGGCTGGCCAAGCACGGGTGCCACGAGGAGCTCATCCTGGTGCATGACTTCGCCCAGCGCCGGGGCTTGAAGCTCGACGTGAGCGTCTCGGGCAGCGGCGGCCTCACGCCCCTCCACCTGGCGGCCCTGCAGGGCCACGACATGGTCATCAAGGTGCTGGTGGGCGCCCTGGGGGCTGACCCCACGCGCCGCGACTACAGCGGCCACCGGGCCTGCCACTACCTGCGGCCCAACGCGCCGCAGAGCCTGCGGGAGCTGTCGGGGGCCGAGGAGTGGGAGACGGCGGGCCGCAGCGAGCGGAACAATGCCAACAACAACAGCAGCGGCGCCGCCCCGTGGACGCCGCGACGGTCCCCGAGCTCAGTGGGCACGAACTCCGCGGAGACACAGGCGAGAGCAGCGGCGGCGACCGGCAAGGAGAAGAACTACACGGGCAGCCGGATGGCGCAGATTCAGGGCCTCCTCCGCCAAGTGTTCCCCTTCTTCCAGGACCGTTGAGGGCCACAGACACTGGAGAGCGCGGAGGGACGGCGACGCTGCGTCGAGGCCCCTGTCTCGGGTTGTCTTGGGCCGCACCCGAAGGGGTGGCAGCTCTGGCCGCAGCCGAGTGCGCCGGGCCGGCGAGCAGCGAACCACCTACAGGTTTGTCGCAGATGCCTGTCCCGGGTCTCCCGCGGTCATGGGTCAGGAGACCCGGGGACCAGGACGCGCCCTAATCGAGACGGAGAGCGCAAAGGCCAATCTGTCCTGGCGCCGAGGCCCAAGACTGGGGGACTAAGGAGTTAGGGGCAGGAGTGTGGTCCTGCTTGGGAGAGGAAGTCAGGCTTCCAGGAGCCGTTTCTGGGCAGG
The nucleotide sequence above comes from Canis lupus dingo isolate Sandy chromosome X, ASM325472v2, whole genome shotgun sequence. Encoded proteins:
- the SOWAHD gene encoding ankyrin repeat domain-containing protein SOWAHD; protein product: MAEPRGTAGPGPKASLVATALSPRSAPPPRPSRADTDSLGRYRGHAAVASRDPLLHGSLMLSAAAGSGRRRGALRELLGLQGAAPAGRLSEERAEEQSPAGASAPNAANGPNGPGGGGLGLEPHEHAWILAAAEGRLEVLWEQLEAEPGLLLRGDPVTGYTVLHWLAKHGCHEELILVHDFAQRRGLKLDVSVSGSGGLTPLHLAALQGHDMVIKVLVGALGADPTRRDYSGHRACHYLRPNAPQSLRELSGAEEWETAGRSERNNANNNSSGAAPWTPRRSPSSVGTNSAETQARAAAATGKEKNYTGSRMAQIQGLLRQVFPFFQDR